One segment of Schistocerca nitens isolate TAMUIC-IGC-003100 chromosome 3, iqSchNite1.1, whole genome shotgun sequence DNA contains the following:
- the LOC126248935 gene encoding uncharacterized protein LOC126248935 translates to MPKSKPVPPEDLLIPPQDNRICGTICMCQMTAVLSSVALVYLTVAVYIPTLRAFQSGISETPVMCTTTRAWHRESCEWGTCGEWCLSKSSGACIQIYVNLRRNGSDLLFANCSQTANKTCYGIDQENAKKSRCIADECRNLTGTFNCTSGECINITDAFECVFKEVGPPLKCSGRRGKINCIDMAGLQTCVRGTCNKILTPYNCERRCLEIPTRNKNMILLSGDKVYLSSCERAIHVDTGREIWTEDDNTILMASCYTIENTTQGVEAGDCINGTLLSENFFGDQTNFTYLSHVSVTNVRLLDRNRTVAPPEQDLLIANESHLFINMEGCVNTLRDECKEFLREYGKDGTDHNARARFPCFYADSDTSKVVARFDLATTYRQFLVASILPSTLFVVSCFMLIFCQRTVEVGDDAKMRFKGCAASDFIAPGEKAASANNLGDGGGGDSVMAL, encoded by the coding sequence ATGCCCAAGTCCAAGCCGGTCCCGCCCGAGGACCTCCTCATCCCGCCGCAAGACAACCGGATCTGCGGCACGATATGCATGTGCCAGATGACGGCCGTGCTGTCGAGCGTGGCGCTCGTCTACCTCACGGTGGCCGTGTACATCCCCACGCTGCGCGCCTTCCAGTCGGGCATCTCGGAGACGCCCGTCATGTGCACGACGACGCGCGCCTGGCACCGCGAGTCGTGCGAGTGGGGCACGTGCGGTGAGTGGTGCCTGTCCAAGAGCTCGGGCGCCTGCATCCAGATCTACGTCAACCTGCGCCGCAACGGCTCCGACCTGCTGTTCGCTAACTGCTCGCAGACGGCCAACAAGACGTGCTACGGCATCGACCAGGAGAACGCCAAGAAAAGCCGGTGCATCGCGGACGAGTGCCGCAACCTGACCGGCACCTTCAACTGCACCAGCGGCGAGTGCATCAACATTACGGACGCCTTCGAGTGTGTGTTCAAGGAAGTGGGGCCACCTCTCAAGTGCTCGGGGCGGCGCGGCAAAATAAACTGTATCGACATGGCCGGCCTCCAAACGTGCGTGCGCGGGACTTGTAACAAAATACTCACCCCCTACAACTGCGAAAGGCGCTGTCTCGAGATCCCGACGCGCAACAAGAACATGATCTTGCTCAGTGGCGACAAAGTGTACCTGTCCTCGTGCGAGCGGGCTATACACGTGGACACCGGCCGCGAAATTTGGACCGAAGACGACAATACCATTTTGATGGCGTCGTGCTACACGATCGAGAACACGACCCAGGGCGTGGAGGCGGGCGACTGCATCAACGGCACCCTGCTGTCGGAGAATTTCTTCGGCGACCAGACCAACTTCACGTACCTGTCGCACGTGAGCGTGACGAACGTGCGCCTGCTCGACCGCAACCGCACGGTCGCGCCGCCGGAGCAGGACCTGCTCATCGCCAACGAGTCGCACCTCTTCATCAACATGGAGGGCTGCGTGAATACGCTGCGCGACGAGTGCAAAGAGTTCTTGCGCGAATACGGCAAGGACGGCACCGACCACAACGCCCGCGCGCGCTTCCCCTGCTTCTACGCAGACAGCGACACGTCCAAGGTGGTGGCGCGCTTCGACTTGGCCACCACCTACCGACAGTTCCTCGTTGCTTCCATACTGCCGTCCACTCTCTTCGTTGTGTCCTGCTTCATGCTCATATTCTGCCAGAGGACAGTGGAAGTCGGCGACGACGCCAAGATGCGCTTCAAGGGCTGCGCCGCCTCCGACTTCATCGCGCCCGGCGAGAAGGCCGCCTCCGCCAACAACTTGGGCGA